One genomic window of Borreliella burgdorferi B31 includes the following:
- the greA gene encoding transcription elongation factor GreA has translation MSNVTTIEKLDSILQEDKWTRIVVNNYSLAKIKELDDLINNIIDEGLTEDVLDICGRHLKDVKKSIAGLYISGMLIYSRRPLNDMNLLAVIDLFSQNLKWALVEHICNEMLLISENKHALYTLAKIYAQNNENDKLPGIWTRIVEADIDDTVFVRQLATYYETIDLQKSIFYFRKAIYRFIDKKQMSGIREVWAKLIHYVSDDFDSFLLILQKIEKDLGFKKAIVLYEDLFDHYSLTDNVDETIEILKGILKLDNKNHKARENLVKFLRERYKDVKNIEDYLVKSDIENLDKNFVDVYLDFEKYLFFAKGNFVYHQTWSVGIVRDVNDNGITVDFVSKRGHFIGFDMAMSALSPLSREDIRVLKAVTPKEELADRVKKDIEWAIKVIIKSYKAIDLKGIKKELVPSLMTQSSWNSWSLKAKQILKDNPHFVMDSGKLDCYIYNERSSNLNEKMYDKFKIEKDFYKRYEIFINYCNVKGIVKDLHIEEEMLNYFLIYVNNFTKVDHHVVSSYVILKSLGNFSEELSSKVNIEKDVNLESLLKEYPKGIVDLFDSILNAEIKKELVVLIKEELSNWILYYKELFPHSVNKRLVESLYKEDPREVEKLFNYVIKNYKIYKDAYIWILKHCKAYSIELSYSDSDLLSNLIKILTDSVIKINNKNNSVASKRIYKMVINLLVKDGYLKSVLEVVRDEELAKRVYMTCFYVKDFPPKDLLEIKSIIRQLFDSVEFEDEKMQLAGERMEIGFLTILSSLNKKQKELKYLKEVEIPENSKEIGKARELGDLKENAEYHSAKEKQQFLTKRLNSLMLEIENAKVIDTKDLQSSVVGFGTKVVILNEVTGKDESYLILGPWESNPDEGIISYKSPFGENLLDSREGDSLNFVINNTNFKYFVKKIEPIKFS, from the coding sequence ATGTCTAATGTTACTACCATAGAGAAATTAGATAGTATTTTACAAGAAGATAAGTGGACAAGAATAGTTGTTAATAATTATTCTCTTGCCAAAATAAAAGAATTGGATGATTTAATAAATAATATAATTGATGAGGGGTTAACAGAGGATGTGCTTGATATTTGTGGCAGGCATTTAAAGGACGTTAAAAAAAGCATAGCAGGTCTTTATATTTCTGGAATGCTTATATATAGTAGGCGACCTTTAAATGATATGAATTTACTTGCTGTTATTGATTTGTTTTCTCAAAATTTAAAATGGGCTCTTGTTGAGCATATATGTAATGAAATGCTTTTAATTTCTGAGAATAAGCACGCTCTTTATACTCTTGCAAAAATATATGCTCAGAACAATGAAAATGATAAGCTTCCAGGTATTTGGACTAGAATTGTTGAAGCAGATATTGACGACACTGTGTTTGTTAGGCAACTTGCTACTTATTATGAAACTATTGATTTGCAAAAATCAATTTTCTATTTTAGAAAAGCTATTTATCGTTTTATTGATAAAAAACAAATGTCAGGAATCAGAGAAGTATGGGCCAAGCTTATTCATTATGTTTCAGATGATTTTGATTCTTTTTTGCTTATTTTGCAAAAAATTGAAAAAGATCTTGGATTTAAAAAGGCCATAGTTCTTTATGAGGATTTATTTGATCATTATTCTTTGACTGACAATGTTGACGAGACAATAGAAATTTTAAAAGGCATTTTAAAACTTGATAACAAAAATCATAAGGCAAGAGAAAATTTAGTTAAATTTTTAAGAGAAAGATATAAAGATGTTAAAAATATTGAGGATTATCTTGTAAAGTCTGATATTGAAAACTTAGATAAAAATTTTGTTGATGTATATTTAGACTTTGAAAAATATTTGTTTTTTGCAAAGGGTAATTTTGTTTATCATCAGACTTGGTCTGTTGGAATAGTAAGAGATGTAAATGATAACGGCATTACGGTTGATTTTGTTTCCAAAAGAGGTCATTTTATTGGTTTTGATATGGCCATGTCGGCTTTATCTCCCCTTAGCAGAGAGGATATTAGAGTATTAAAGGCTGTAACACCTAAAGAAGAACTTGCAGATAGAGTAAAAAAAGATATTGAGTGGGCCATAAAGGTTATTATAAAAAGTTATAAAGCTATTGATTTAAAGGGAATAAAAAAAGAGTTAGTGCCAAGCTTGATGACTCAAAGTTCGTGGAATTCATGGAGCTTGAAAGCAAAGCAAATTTTAAAGGATAATCCCCATTTTGTTATGGATTCTGGCAAGCTTGATTGTTATATATATAATGAGAGATCTTCCAATTTGAATGAAAAAATGTATGATAAATTTAAGATTGAGAAAGATTTTTATAAAAGATACGAGATATTTATAAACTATTGCAATGTTAAGGGAATTGTTAAGGATTTGCATATTGAAGAAGAGATGCTTAACTATTTTTTAATTTATGTTAACAATTTTACAAAGGTTGATCATCATGTTGTAAGTTCTTACGTTATTCTTAAATCTTTAGGTAATTTTTCTGAAGAATTGTCATCAAAAGTTAATATAGAAAAAGATGTTAATTTAGAATCTCTTTTAAAAGAGTATCCAAAAGGAATAGTGGATCTTTTTGATTCAATTTTGAATGCAGAAATTAAAAAAGAATTAGTTGTTTTAATTAAAGAAGAACTTAGTAATTGGATTTTATACTACAAAGAACTTTTTCCTCATTCTGTTAATAAGAGATTGGTTGAATCACTTTACAAAGAAGATCCCAGAGAGGTGGAAAAATTATTTAATTATGTTATAAAAAATTATAAGATCTATAAAGATGCTTATATTTGGATTTTGAAGCACTGTAAAGCTTATTCTATAGAGCTGAGTTATTCGGATTCGGATCTTTTGTCCAATTTGATTAAAATTTTAACAGATAGTGTTATCAAAATTAATAATAAAAATAATTCTGTTGCAAGTAAAAGAATTTATAAAATGGTAATTAATCTTTTAGTTAAAGATGGATATCTTAAATCGGTCTTAGAGGTCGTGAGAGATGAAGAACTTGCAAAAAGAGTTTATATGACTTGTTTTTATGTAAAAGATTTCCCCCCAAAGGATCTTTTAGAGATTAAATCTATAATAAGACAATTATTTGATTCGGTTGAGTTTGAAGATGAAAAGATGCAACTTGCAGGCGAGAGAATGGAAATTGGATTTTTAACCATATTAAGCTCTTTGAATAAAAAACAAAAAGAGCTTAAATATTTAAAGGAAGTTGAAATTCCAGAAAATTCAAAAGAAATTGGAAAAGCTCGTGAACTTGGTGATTTAAAAGAAAATGCCGAATATCATTCTGCTAAGGAAAAACAACAGTTTTTGACAAAAAGATTAAACTCCTTAATGCTGGAAATAGAGAATGCAAAAGTTATAGATACTAAGGATCTTCAAAGTTCTGTTGTTGGTTTTGGGACCAAGGTTGTCATTTTAAATGAAGTTACAGGCAAAGATGAATCTTATTTAATACTTGGGCCTTGGGAATCAAACCCCGATGAAGGCATTATTTCATATAAATCGCCTTTTGGAGAAAATTTGCTTGATTCTAGGGAAGGGGATAGTCTTAATTTTGTTATAAATAATACTAATTTTAAATATTTTGTAAAAAAAATAGAACCCATAAAATTTAGCTAG
- a CDS encoding tetratricopeptide repeat protein, with translation MSSERIVELIKEIYLDFRKGNFKEALVKSEEAHSLDFDNIEILTALKSSVYWNGQVESLDRIGQDYEKAEFLIREWNNFAGRYLKKMGCNFLQGRNSIKYFVFQTCLYIYKNIYKMHPENLDLLIKIAKSYKGMGNYERAINVFLQILGDFKDNSDVVAELADSYALVDEIKEAKVLFREAFFINPQKIDIYSLESDMILRLIDLIKSDRNISDDLIKEWIPVYGSLNGVFNIKRELRPIELGQLKQSVYSLRNELKEKSYRSINESILLPRLINKYFWLIDHYVRIKEDRARIDEILLYIKEIDLGIYQQYVN, from the coding sequence GTGTCATCAGAAAGAATCGTTGAATTGATTAAAGAGATTTATTTAGATTTTAGAAAAGGCAATTTCAAAGAAGCTTTAGTAAAATCCGAAGAGGCTCATTCTCTTGATTTTGATAATATTGAAATTCTAACAGCTTTGAAAAGTTCTGTGTATTGGAATGGTCAAGTTGAAAGCCTTGATAGAATAGGGCAAGATTATGAAAAGGCAGAATTTTTAATAAGAGAGTGGAATAATTTTGCAGGACGATATTTGAAAAAGATGGGTTGTAATTTTTTGCAAGGTCGCAATTCTATAAAATATTTTGTGTTTCAGACCTGTCTTTATATATATAAAAATATATACAAAATGCATCCAGAAAATTTGGACCTTTTAATAAAAATTGCTAAGTCTTATAAGGGTATGGGAAATTACGAGAGAGCAATCAATGTTTTTTTGCAAATATTAGGAGATTTTAAAGATAACTCAGATGTTGTTGCAGAGCTTGCTGATTCTTATGCGTTGGTTGATGAAATTAAAGAAGCTAAAGTATTATTCAGAGAGGCTTTTTTTATTAATCCTCAAAAGATAGATATATATTCTCTTGAGTCTGATATGATTTTAAGATTAATAGATCTTATTAAGTCTGACAGAAATATTTCAGATGATCTTATAAAAGAATGGATTCCTGTTTATGGCTCTCTTAATGGTGTTTTTAATATTAAAAGAGAGTTAAGGCCTATAGAGCTTGGACAGCTAAAGCAGTCTGTTTACAGTTTGCGCAATGAGCTTAAAGAAAAGTCTTATAGATCAATAAATGAGAGCATATTGCTTCCAAGGCTTATTAATAAATATTTTTGGCTTATTGATCATTATGTAAGGATAAAAGAAGATAGAGCACGTATTGATGAGATTTTGTTATACATAAAAGAAATAGACCTAGGTATTTATCAACAGTATGTAAATTAG
- a CDS encoding tetratricopeptide repeat protein, whose product MEPNKIINKSIYYYNSKKYSQAIKLLEKEIFFYKNYYLYHYVLGMSYLRIGNLGNAQTYLKKAYTLNPSESNIKQAIAILLVSQGKEEKAIQIWLKMIEENQEVDRSELSLEIIRKNPIKGSAFFKNSNLYEKLFPTIKAIPDKNSTKLIIIIIIGGIVFISMLAIYFIFYEQKTTTSANLKAEINKNLNNIAAYIDDIKINNKEKIKNEEGQFILILTSEEIKNSFEKIKIYLKKGKDNFARVEINKILNSNASESIKLKAKNLASFISRPDFISFNEHLNLKDIKKDPSIYSNVYVKWEGVVNNIEKKDNIIQFDFYVGYNKNVLSGIIPTKTTFDIDIDFKDNVEILGQIEYKKNKLTLNAITIRKIDKNEN is encoded by the coding sequence ATGGAACCTAATAAAATTATCAACAAGTCTATTTATTACTATAATTCAAAAAAATATTCACAAGCAATAAAACTCCTAGAAAAAGAAATTTTTTTCTACAAAAATTACTATTTGTATCACTATGTCTTAGGAATGTCTTATCTTCGTATCGGGAACCTTGGCAATGCTCAAACATATCTTAAAAAAGCCTACACTTTAAATCCAAGCGAATCAAATATAAAACAGGCTATTGCTATACTTTTAGTAAGCCAGGGCAAAGAAGAAAAAGCTATTCAGATATGGCTTAAAATGATAGAAGAAAATCAAGAAGTAGATCGATCAGAGCTGTCTCTTGAAATTATTCGAAAAAATCCCATTAAAGGTTCTGCCTTTTTTAAAAATAGCAACCTATATGAAAAATTGTTCCCAACAATTAAAGCAATACCCGATAAAAATTCAACAAAGTTAATCATAATAATTATCATAGGGGGGATTGTATTTATTTCAATGTTAGCAATCTATTTTATTTTCTATGAACAAAAAACAACAACATCCGCAAATCTAAAAGCAGAAATAAACAAAAATTTAAACAATATTGCTGCCTACATTGATGACATTAAAATAAATAACAAAGAAAAAATAAAAAATGAAGAAGGCCAATTCATATTAATACTAACCAGCGAGGAAATTAAAAACTCTTTCGAAAAAATCAAAATTTATTTAAAAAAGGGAAAAGATAATTTTGCAAGAGTAGAAATAAATAAAATATTAAATTCAAATGCATCAGAATCTATAAAGCTAAAAGCCAAAAATCTTGCAAGTTTTATCTCAAGGCCAGATTTCATTAGCTTTAATGAACATCTAAACCTAAAAGATATTAAAAAAGATCCATCAATATATTCAAACGTGTATGTAAAATGGGAAGGAGTAGTAAATAATATCGAAAAAAAAGATAACATAATTCAATTTGACTTTTATGTAGGATACAACAAAAATGTACTCTCAGGAATTATCCCCACAAAAACAACCTTTGATATTGATATTGATTTTAAAGACAATGTTGAAATACTTGGACAAATAGAATACAAAAAGAACAAACTTACCTTAAATGCAATAACAATTAGAAAAATAGATAAAAATGAAAATTAA